The segment AAGCTTTAAATATCGATACCGTAAGAGATGATATTCCTACTAGTTCCAGCGTAGGTAATATTGATATCTGGTCAGTATCACCAGAAAATGATAATACCTATGCGGTTGTTTATTCGGTAGATCAAAAAATTACGGAAGATAAAAATAGCGAAAGGGTTCGATCCACATATCGAATACTTCTTCATCAAGATAATGCAGGAAACTTAGTCATTACACAAAATCCTACCTTATGGAGCTTACCGAATAAATCAGATTATGAGCCACAACAACCTGAAAGTAACGGAACGGTTGATTCTGATACTGTGCAAGAAGTGACAGAGTTTTTGGAGACATTCTTTACATTTTATCCTACTGCCACTGATAAAGAACTTGCTTATTATGTGAAAAATAATGCCTTACCACCGATTGGCAAAGACTATATATTTTCAGAGCTAGTTAATCCTATATTCCAACAGTCTGGAAATCAGGTGTATGTTTGGATATCGGTGAAGTACTTAGATGGGACAACAAAGGCAACGCAGCTTTCTCAATATGTACTAACTTTAGAGAAAGATATAAATTGGATGATTGTTAAGTAACTGTGCTAACAGTTTGTTTGCTGAAAATTAATATTAATAAATTATTATTTAAACCTGTTTCACTTTTATCATTCTTGACAATTGATGATTATTAAACTTTATTAATAAAATCCACACTTTAAGTACTTAGTATATAAACAATAATTAGCTTTATTATTGAAAGTAGGAATATATAG is part of the Lysinibacillus sp. FSL K6-0232 genome and harbors:
- a CDS encoding conjugal transfer protein; this translates as MKGLFKKQDKQTKETKPKKIKVKTVGPRKKSVVFLWIVLIGSLAFGIYKNFTAIDQHTVHEREIIETKIMDTNAIESFTKNFVKDYYTWENEKDSIEQRAEKISHYLTEELQALNIDTVRDDIPTSSSVGNIDIWSVSPENDNTYAVVYSVDQKITEDKNSERVRSTYRILLHQDNAGNLVITQNPTLWSLPNKSDYEPQQPESNGTVDSDTVQEVTEFLETFFTFYPTATDKELAYYVKNNALPPIGKDYIFSELVNPIFQQSGNQVYVWISVKYLDGTTKATQLSQYVLTLEKDINWMIVK